Within bacterium, the genomic segment CCGGCGCATGGGCGGCGCGATCAGGATATCCGGCGGATGGTCCGCGAGCTGGCGCCGGCAGACCTCGGTCTGGAGGATGTCGACGGCCTTGAGCAGGATGTCGGCGGCCAGGTTGCGGCGGCGGAAGGTGAGCGTCTCCCAGAACCGGCTCCAGTTGCGCCAGTTGGACGAATCCGCGGGCACGACCGGCCTGTCCAGGGGAGGCTGGAAGTCGCAGGCCACCACCCGGTCCACGTCGTACTCGCGGATCACCTGTACGGGCACTGTGCTCTTGAGCCCGCCGTCCACCAGGTTGCGGCCGTCGCGCTCCACCGGCACGAAGGCGCCCGGGAAGGCGCAGGTGGCGCGGATCGCCGAGGGCAGATCGCCGTCGCGCAGGTAGACCAGCTCGCCGGTGTCGATGTCGGTGGCGGAGCAGACCAGCGGGAACTCCAGGTCCGCGAAGCGGGGCGGCAGGTGGTTCGCCAGCCATTGCTGGAAACGGCCGCCGCGCATGATGCCGCCGGCGACGGAGATGTCGAAGACCTCGGTCCACTTCAGGTGGGTGGCCAGATCGCGCATCTGCGCCGCGGAATGGCCCGCCGCCCAGAAGGCGCCGATCATCGCCCCCATGGACGTGCCCGCCACCGCCGCGGGGCGCAGCCCGGCCTCGAGGAGCACCTCCAGGATGCCGATGGCGGCCAGACCCCGGGCGCCGCCGCCGCCGAGCACTACGCCGGCCCGGTTGCCGGGGGGAAAGCGGTAGAGCGGCTTCTCGCACATGGCATCAGGCCTCGGGCTCGAGGTCCAGCAGGGGTTCGCCCGCGGCCAGGACCTGGCCGGCCGCCGCGTGCACCCGGGCCACGCGCCCGTCCAGCGGCGAGACGATCTCCGTCTCCATCTTCATGGCCTCCATGA encodes:
- a CDS encoding patatin-like phospholipase family protein; the protein is MCEKPLYRFPPGNRAGVVLGGGGARGLAAIGILEVLLEAGLRPAAVAGTSMGAMIGAFWAAGHSAAQMRDLATHLKWTEVFDISVAGGIMRGGRFQQWLANHLPPRFADLEFPLVCSATDIDTGELVYLRDGDLPSAIRATCAFPGAFVPVERDGRNLVDGGLKSTVPVQVIREYDVDRVVACDFQPPLDRPVVPADSSNWRNWSRFWETLTFRRRNLAADILLKAVDILQTEVCRRQLADHPPDILIAPPMRRINLEDFRLTPQIIAAGAEEARRVLGSLVPPQADGPGAGA